The sequence ACGGCACTGATGCACTGGTTAGCATTGACGTTATCAGTGAAGGCGATGACGGGGCTTTCAGCGATAGTCTGTCCGCGACCCGTGCGGTCGGTAAAGACATCGAAGCAAGCGTCAATGGTGTGAAAGCCAGCGGCAACGGAAACAGCCTGTCGATCAACACCTCGACATTGGACCTAAGCCTGACCGTCGACGAAGGAAGCAGCACTGACTTCTCGTTCAGCATCACCGGCGGTGGAGCGACATTCCAGCTCGGCCCTGCTGTCAACAGCACACAACAAGCTTCACTGGGTATTGGTAGTGTTTCGACTGGTAAGCTCGGTGGTGCATCGGGTCGTCTCTACGAACTGGGCAGCGGACAAGCCAAAAGCTTGACCAACGACGTTATCGGTGCCGGTAAAATCATCGACGAAGTCATCTCGAAGGTCGTCGGTGCTCGTGGTCGTTTGGGCTCGTTCCAATCCACCACACTGGAAAGCAACTTGGTTTCGCTGAACGACACCAAGGCCAACCTGCAAGAAGCTGAAAGCTCGATTCGTGACGCTGACTTCGCACAAGAATCAGCCAACCTGACTCGTGCTCAAATCTTGGTTCAGTCCGGCACCAACGTGTTGTCGCTGGCTAACCAAAACCCACAGAACGTCTTGTCACTGTTGCGATAAGACTTCTGAAGAAATTCGTCCGGGGGGACCAATTTCAACGCTACAACCCGGTAGAGGCCATTCGCCTCTGCCGGGTTTTTTCAAACACAGAAAGCTGTCCCGCTTCAGTCGAAGCACCACAGACCATGAGCGGCATCGCGTTATTCAAAGCGTGCGGGTCGCAATACTCTGAAGAAACCGGTTGTATCAGTAACGGTTGTAACGACCAGCTAAAGAACAACAAAGACTTCACATGCACATGCCGATACAACAATTGGGTGTGTCTGACTCCAAAACAATTCCGATTCTTTGAATTGACTCAAGCTCATGAACTATTCAGCCGAAACGATCACGCACGCGGAACCAACGCCTTCGAGTCCCGCCATGTCACACTACGTCGCACCCACCTTCGCAGGTGCTGAACGACGTCTCGGACTCGAGACCACCCCAAACAACAACGACGGTGCGATCAACTTCGGTCGCCGCAGCGGTGACACCTACCTTGAATCCATGATTGCCTCCGCTTCACCGGCCAAACTTCGGATGATGCTGATTGAACGCGGCGTCGAAGTGGCACGCCACTTGGCTCAAGTTTGGCGGGATAACCCCGGCAAGCGAGGCACTAACGAACACTCGCTCAAACTGTTCGAAATCATCACCGAACTGCTTAGCGGAGTCACGGATAACTCCGTCGAAGTATGCCGGACGGTTGCCGACCTCTACGTGTTCCTCTGCCAGCATTTGATTGCTTCCGAAAAGAACGGCGATGCCAGCATGATCGACGAAATTCGTCTCGTGCTCGAAATCGAAGCTGAAACCTGGCGGATGGTTTGTATGCAGGAATCCGGCCAGTCACCCGCCAAGAGCCGTGCCACCGAACTGCTTTCCGAAGGCATTAACCTACAAGGCTAGGACGGAAACGACACAGCGATGACCAAAGGGCTCAACGCCCACACTGGCTTTCAGTAGCTTCACTGGCCTTCAGTAGCTTCACTGGCCTTCAGTAGCCTTCAATGCAAAATCGATCCGCGAGTCTCCCAGGCAACGCGTTTCACTTCTTCTTGCCCGGGCGAGATCGCCCAGCGGCGCATTGATTCAATTGCTCACGCTCGAACTGCAGGCCATGGCCCAGGCACTCATTGAGTCCAAGGTGCTAGATGATGAGCACGATCGTTCACTAAAGCAGAAGAACAAGCGATCTGTGCCCTCATGCATGCGGGGCATTCACCTGCCAGGGTCGGCCCGACCATTCCACTTGTTACCATTCCACTTGTTTACGGCAGCCCATTTTGGAGAGCTGGGTTCGCTGAACGCCCTGGGCCAGCCAAACAAGTAACGGCCAGCCAAACAAGTAACGGCCAGCCAAACAAGGAAGGGCCAGCCAAACCATTGAGGGCCCGCCGAACAATCAAGGGCTCGCCAAATCATCAAGAGCCTTGCCCCTCAATCAAGAAACGCAACTTCCCAACCCACGGTCGGGTTAGGAAATCACCACGCTGCGAACGTCAAGCCGGATCACTCGGCCTACAGATCCCGAGAGAACCCGAAACCGGTGAACGGCACAATGCCGTAGATTCCCTGGGTGAAGACCTGATTGACAAACTGGTTGAACAACTGAATCGGGCGTTCGGGCACAATCACCACATCGCCGTCTCGCAACCAAATCTCATCCGCAGGCGTGGGGCGTTTTCCACGAATCGCCCCCTGCAGGTCGAGCATGGTTGAAATCATTCGCCAGTCTTCGGCTCGGCGAAAAATCACCACTTGCCGCAGATTGCCACCCTGTAAATGACCTCCCGCAGTCGCAATCGCACCCAACACGGTGGTCGGCGAGGTCAGCTCTTGACGTCCCGGTGCTCCCACCTGTCCAAGCACGTAGACAAAGTGCGGAGCTTGCTGGGTCAGGATCGGCTCGACTTCCAGTCCAACGACAACCTCCGCATAACGAAGGTTGATCTCGCGTTTGAGCTGTTCCAACGTGAAACCTTGCACGTTCACTCCACCAATTCCCGGCAAACGGATGTGCCCATCGGGCATCACTTGCGTCGTGATCGCTTGGGCCGTGAATCCCCCCAGTCCGCCAACCGCCGCTCGAATGTCTTCGGCCAGTGTATTGGTACGAACCGGTGTCACATCAATGGATGGGTCGTCATAGAACGCCTTGTATTCGCGTTCGAGAAGCTCACGCAATCCTTGGACGGTCAAACCCGCAGCCTGAATCTGGCCAAGCAACCGCACCGTGATCGTTCCATCGGGCTGGATCAGCAGCCCGTTTTCCAAAGTACCGCGATTTAAATCTTCGTCCGCGATCGACTCAATCGAAACCTCATCGCCTGGCATCAAGCGATACTGGCCGTTGTCTTGTCGCCGGGTGACCAGATAAACAATCTGAATCTCATCACCAGGCCGAAGGTGATAGCGTGCCAAATGCTGCAAACGCGAAGGACCAGCGTATCCACCGGGACCGTAAGCGTCGAACTTCATCGGACGCATGTCTTGCCAGCGAACTTCGCTACCACATGCGGTCGCGCAATCGACGCCCATCATGCATTTAGGGCAACCGTACCCGCCGGCGGTTGCGGTCATCGCGGTCCCACATTGCTGACAACCGACTGGCGTCATCCGCGGCGTCGCCACCATTGCCCGCTGGGTCGAAGCCCCAATCAGTTGCGGCTGAGCGACCGCGAAATCACCCTGCCAGAGGATTGCGAAAACAATCACCAACACGAGGACTCGCGTGAGGCAAGATGGCCGGGAACAGCCAACGCGGTGGTCGGTATGCAAGAACATAATCAGACGATTGGAAGAGTAAGGAAATCTTGCGGTGCGGAATAGTCTGCGGAATAGTCAAAATGGCTGGATCCTCATGCTGTCGACGATAGCGTGAGGCAGGCAAACCTATTACAGATGCGGTCAACCAATCACTACCACCACTTCTTCAGCGAAGGTAAAAATCGCGAGCTGACTTTTTGTGGTGTCGGTGCCCCAGACGCCCCCACATTGGGCATGTTCGTCGGGTAAGAACTTTGTCCCGTCACACCGGCGTTCATCGCACGGGTATTCATCGTTTGTGAGGCCGTTGTCGGTGGAGCGATTGCTCGCGGCGTCATTGTCTGGGTGGGCATCGTATTGGGGTCGACGATGTTCGAACGCCCTGTCATCCCACCACTCGCCATCGAACGGGGTAGTAGAGTGGGTGAATGAGTGCGTTCAAACGACGCGGTACGCGCCGGAACCGAAGCACTTGAGTTAGGTTTCAAATGAAAGTTCGCGGCAAGTGCTTTGATGAACGACGGCTTCTCTGACGTTTCAACTTGCGAGGACGGTGGATTCGCCCCGGCCCAAAGTCCACTCGCGTCGGGCACGGGAGTTGAACGCAACTCGCCGGTAGCGTCCGCAGGGTAGTTCGGGCTCGTTTTTGCCGCATTCGGATCGGTGTCGTTGCCAGGCATCACCTGCGTGCTGATCGATGCGAATTGCTCCGGCGACATCGTGATCACGTCCGGCTGTTGTCGCACACGCGAACGCGTCGCGGCCAAAATCGATTGGCCATAGTTCGCCGGCGTCGGGCGGGTTGCGACCTGATTCAGTGTTGCCAATCGTGCCGCGTTGGCTGGATTGTGCTGAATGGACAGCGAATGCTGTAGCGCCCAACGGGCCTCGTCAACCAAGCCCACATCCGCAAGGTGATGCCCCAGTTTCGCCACCAAGTCGGCGTTCCCACTTTGCCCCTGCACTGCGGCTCGGCGTAAACAGATCGCGGTGGGCCCCGGCAAGCGAACGGCATCGTTGCGTCCC is a genomic window of Neorhodopirellula lusitana containing:
- a CDS encoding polysaccharide biosynthesis/export family protein; this encodes MLVIVFAILWQGDFAVAQPQLIGASTQRAMVATPRMTPVGCQQCGTAMTATAGGYGCPKCMMGVDCATACGSEVRWQDMRPMKFDAYGPGGYAGPSRLQHLARYHLRPGDEIQIVYLVTRRQDNGQYRLMPGDEVSIESIADEDLNRGTLENGLLIQPDGTITVRLLGQIQAAGLTVQGLRELLEREYKAFYDDPSIDVTPVRTNTLAEDIRAAVGGLGGFTAQAITTQVMPDGHIRLPGIGGVNVQGFTLEQLKREINLRYAEVVVGLEVEPILTQQAPHFVYVLGQVGAPGRQELTSPTTVLGAIATAGGHLQGGNLRQVVIFRRAEDWRMISTMLDLQGAIRGKRPTPADEIWLRDGDVVIVPERPIQLFNQFVNQVFTQGIYGIVPFTGFGFSRDL
- the fliS gene encoding flagellar export chaperone FliS — encoded protein: MSHYVAPTFAGAERRLGLETTPNNNDGAINFGRRSGDTYLESMIASASPAKLRMMLIERGVEVARHLAQVWRDNPGKRGTNEHSLKLFEIITELLSGVTDNSVEVCRTVADLYVFLCQHLIASEKNGDASMIDEIRLVLEIEAETWRMVCMQESGQSPAKSRATELLSEGINLQG